One genomic segment of Aquipluma nitroreducens includes these proteins:
- a CDS encoding sensor histidine kinase, with protein MNKKIITGLIALMGISILGIIIIQLVWMNNAIRVRNELFDRSVSEALNGTTNRLETLQDFRMINHFALGDTANLPDAVPPPPPPPPSPNFEGSKSQRRLIQPKPSAQQIEMIVKGERSKKGIQYHISTKNNRLGYGRNKKVVIINKDSLAQNLDSLYSHGIHKMDSLVGQYEEWNDSASGIKRRFEVKTDQLKRVANKVVQEISMWEEDVSIDRVKEVLTMELKNRNIPIPFEIGIIKDSLISSKTVKADSILLAQSNYKVNMFPNDIFQKNIKLSVYFPEKESFIYKTINWLLMISLIFSVIVLVTFAVSIYFILKQKKISEMKSDFINNMTHEFKTPIATISVAADSISNQKVIENPERIRYFIGMIKKENLRMNRQVEDILTIARLDKKEFEFNWEAFNLHEVIENAMQSIVLQVEKKGGTIDSDFQAVNPVATSDVNHFANLIYNLLDNANKYSLNAPEIKIATRNTSKGILITIEDKGIGMTKMVQSRIFERFYRQTSGNIHNVKGFGLGLSYVKAILEANHGNITVHSEQGKGSSFEVFIPFIRD; from the coding sequence ATGAACAAGAAAATCATCACAGGGCTTATCGCGCTAATGGGTATTTCGATTCTCGGAATCATTATCATTCAGTTGGTATGGATGAACAATGCCATTCGGGTTAGAAATGAATTGTTCGACCGCAGTGTTAGCGAAGCATTGAACGGCACAACTAACCGGCTTGAAACGTTGCAAGATTTCAGGATGATTAATCATTTTGCTTTGGGCGACACAGCTAATCTTCCTGATGCTGTGCCACCTCCACCTCCTCCCCCACCATCCCCAAATTTTGAAGGATCGAAATCCCAAAGGAGACTGATCCAACCAAAGCCATCAGCCCAACAAATTGAGATGATCGTGAAAGGAGAAAGAAGTAAAAAAGGCATTCAATATCATATTTCGACCAAAAACAACAGATTGGGTTATGGACGCAATAAGAAAGTTGTCATAATAAATAAAGATAGCCTTGCCCAAAATTTAGACTCACTATATTCGCATGGTATTCATAAAATGGATTCGCTTGTCGGTCAATACGAAGAATGGAACGATTCGGCATCTGGCATAAAACGAAGATTTGAAGTCAAAACCGACCAACTGAAACGGGTTGCCAACAAGGTCGTTCAGGAAATTTCGATGTGGGAAGAGGATGTGTCGATTGATCGCGTAAAAGAAGTATTAACGATGGAACTCAAAAACCGCAACATTCCCATCCCATTTGAGATTGGGATCATCAAAGATTCGCTAATTTCATCCAAAACAGTAAAAGCAGATTCCATCCTTCTGGCTCAAAGCAATTACAAAGTAAATATGTTCCCAAACGATATTTTCCAGAAAAACATAAAGCTATCAGTTTATTTTCCTGAAAAAGAATCGTTTATATACAAAACAATCAATTGGTTATTGATGATTTCCCTGATTTTTTCAGTTATTGTTCTGGTTACTTTTGCTGTTAGTATTTATTTCATTCTGAAGCAAAAGAAAATTTCGGAAATGAAGTCGGATTTCATCAACAATATGACGCACGAGTTTAAAACCCCGATTGCAACCATTTCTGTCGCAGCCGATTCTATTTCGAATCAGAAAGTGATTGAAAACCCGGAGCGAATCAGGTATTTTATCGGGATGATTAAAAAAGAAAATTTACGAATGAACCGACAGGTTGAAGATATTTTAACCATTGCCAGGCTCGATAAAAAAGAATTTGAATTCAACTGGGAAGCCTTCAACTTGCACGAAGTCATTGAAAACGCCATGCAAAGCATTGTGCTTCAGGTTGAGAAAAAAGGTGGAACAATCGACAGTGATTTTCAAGCTGTCAATCCGGTGGCAACAAGTGATGTCAACCACTTTGCCAATCTGATTTACAACCTGCTCGACAATGCCAATAAATACTCGTTAAACGCCCCGGAAATTAAAATCGCCACCCGAAACACCAGCAAAGGAATACTAATCACGATTGAAGATAAAGGAATTGGCATGACCAAAATGGTTCAAAGTCGTATTTTCGAGCGCTTCTATCGCCAAACGAGCGGAAACATTCATAATGTAAAAGGCTTCGGACTCGGACTGAGCTATGTGAAGGCCATTCTGGAAGCGAACCACGGAAACATTACGGTACACAGTGAGCAAGGAAAAGGAAGTAGTTTTGAAGTCTTCATTCCGTTTATTCGAGATTAG
- a CDS encoding RNA polymerase sigma factor yields the protein MHSVENKYEERMLWTKFLEGDTQVLSLIFMRYSNLLFDYGCRFTDDQDLVKDSIQEVFCTLIRTHKNLSDTDNVKLYLLKSVKRRIIRELKYASNKPLSLDDHDYSFNFVWSENLENQLTEVAEEKMLLIADAMNSLTERQKEAIYLRFNRGLEYEEISSLLGLNYQSSRALIHRAIDKLREIVHVQERKITQIFFSILFGNSKAVL from the coding sequence ATGCACTCTGTTGAAAATAAATATGAAGAGCGCATGCTCTGGACAAAGTTTCTCGAAGGAGATACCCAGGTGCTGAGTCTGATTTTTATGCGCTATTCAAATTTGTTATTCGATTATGGCTGCCGGTTTACAGATGATCAGGATTTGGTAAAAGATTCTATTCAGGAAGTGTTTTGCACGTTGATAAGAACCCACAAAAATTTATCGGACACAGATAATGTAAAGCTCTACCTTTTAAAATCGGTTAAGCGAAGAATTATTCGTGAACTGAAGTATGCCAGTAATAAACCGCTGTCATTAGACGATCATGATTATTCATTTAACTTCGTTTGGTCTGAAAATTTGGAGAATCAGTTAACCGAAGTTGCTGAGGAGAAGATGCTACTAATTGCTGATGCTATGAATTCACTTACTGAAAGACAAAAGGAAGCAATTTACCTACGTTTTAACCGTGGACTCGAATACGAAGAAATATCTTCTTTGCTAGGCCTCAATTACCAATCATCGCGTGCCTTAATCCATCGAGCCATTGATAAACTTCGTGAAATCGTTCATGTTCAGGAAAGGAAAATCACCCAGATTTTTTTCTCTATTCTATTTGGTAATTCAAAAGCTGTTCTTTAA
- a CDS encoding FecR family protein, protein MDKYRDYSAVDFLDDERFLKWLCDPTQEDIDFWNTFLKNHPYKKAEIKEAILISKLFHSSENKLKLTEQYELWEKIQNESKSSSRTYFLGFLKYVAVFVLVFFSGAVSYRIYQNLTIQQQFQLAESIPAAKGEAMIVLADGSTVSLEKQMSQISYSENGEQLIVNKDTIQLKPGSQAESINKVIISYGKKSMILLADGTKIWLNAGSQLAFPAVFSDEIRQVTLVGEAFFDVAKNPEKPFIVKTSDLSVQVLGTRFDISAYPEDKVIQTVLEEGRVYLKYLGKGILNREYAIEMQPNQIVELDKASGTASRKMVDVSKYISWKDGLLEFEKVDLERALKQVERFYDIKILLSDDAIRSYKLSGKLDLKDEPEKVLNVIKLTVPINWQRKSNGDFIITKK, encoded by the coding sequence ATGGATAAGTACAGAGATTATTCTGCGGTCGACTTTTTAGATGATGAGCGCTTCCTGAAGTGGCTATGCGATCCAACTCAGGAAGATATTGATTTTTGGAATACTTTTCTTAAAAATCACCCATACAAAAAAGCGGAAATAAAAGAAGCGATCCTTATATCTAAATTATTCCATTCAAGCGAAAATAAGCTTAAGCTCACCGAACAATATGAACTTTGGGAAAAGATTCAGAATGAATCGAAGTCGTCAAGCCGGACATATTTTTTAGGATTCTTAAAATATGTAGCTGTATTTGTTCTGGTTTTCTTTTCCGGAGCGGTTTCTTATCGAATTTATCAAAATTTAACCATACAACAACAGTTTCAGTTGGCCGAATCTATTCCCGCGGCTAAAGGCGAAGCCATGATTGTTTTGGCTGACGGATCAACGGTATCGCTTGAAAAACAAATGTCTCAAATTTCTTACAGCGAGAATGGCGAACAACTCATTGTAAACAAAGATACGATACAGCTGAAGCCTGGTTCACAGGCCGAATCAATCAATAAAGTAATTATTTCATACGGAAAAAAATCAATGATTTTGCTCGCTGATGGCACCAAGATTTGGCTTAATGCTGGAAGTCAGCTCGCATTTCCAGCCGTTTTTTCTGATGAAATCAGGCAGGTTACTTTGGTTGGTGAAGCTTTCTTCGACGTAGCAAAAAATCCGGAGAAACCCTTCATTGTGAAAACTTCAGATTTAAGTGTCCAGGTTCTGGGTACACGTTTCGATATTTCGGCTTATCCTGAAGATAAGGTGATTCAGACGGTTTTGGAAGAAGGAAGAGTTTACCTGAAATACCTGGGGAAAGGAATTTTGAATCGGGAATATGCCATTGAGATGCAACCAAATCAAATAGTCGAGTTGGATAAGGCTTCAGGTACGGCCAGCCGGAAAATGGTTGATGTTTCAAAATATATCTCTTGGAAAGATGGATTACTCGAATTTGAAAAAGTGGATTTGGAGAGAGCATTAAAGCAGGTTGAACGTTTTTATGATATAAAAATTCTTCTGTCAGATGATGCAATTAGAAGTTACAAGCTTTCGGGTAAACTGGATTTGAAAGATGAACCTGAGAAAGTATTAAATGTAATTAAGCTAACAGTACCGATTAACTGGCAGAGAAAGAGTAACGGAGATTTTATAATAACTAAAAAATAA
- a CDS encoding TonB-dependent receptor: MRLSFIMLLISTLTVIGNSYSQSTKFSFQLSKATIKDVFEEIEQNSEFIIVYSDDMIDVSREVSLKVSDVSVERILDQVLKASGNGYEIKDRQIAITERKGVPAMELMTQNERELTGIVKDFSGQPLPGVTVMVKGTTIGTITDFDGKFTLRTQVENKVLVFSFVGMKSQEIPVANKTSFNVVLEEETIGLEEVVAVGYGTQSKREISGSVTNVSEKSFNKGVTRTGVDLLKGKVAGLTITNGSGDITKDQTIRLRGTSSLNASSQPFIVVDGVPGMSLNSVAPQDIESISVLKDASAAAIYGSRSASGVILITTKKGKKDQTSIDYDGYVAVDNVTNVPKLLNAEQWRDYAKTNNINTTGMDLGGNTDWFDQIMRTGITQNHNLSMAGSSKSSNYRASVSYLKQEGVVKDNALKRFNARMTFNQKAFDDKLDLTFTGVMSQRDYSPSDTRNFVLAYNMLPVFPVKNDDGTWYDNQEYDQGNPVRNITYNSQENKNSLYFGNIKADLDVFAGLKASLNVLRQRETNDYSQYYNSQTERGRNDLGYAKREGWTADKQLLEATLNYKKIIENHNMNFLAGYSYEDNYYQKMGAQNRQFVTDLFAANNLSAGENLRSGDVWSEKNMNKLISFFGRLNYTLHDKYVLTASIRRDGSSKFGKNHQWGTFPSVSAAWHMKEESFLKDVSFIDDLKFRTGYGVSGNQDGLNPYLSLPLYGKAGQYYDNGKWYSAYQFDQNENPDLRWEQTSMFNIGFDYSFIKGRINGSIDYYNKNTDDLLYTYTVPQPPYLKGTMMANVGSMNNKGFEFVVNGDIIRKTDFRWNASFNIAHNKNEITSLSNDQFTTSSIKTGDAWIRGGSNNTTHIIEEGKPVGTFYGWVCNGIDANGKYIMDDMIDGKAGLTDEDRTYIGSAQPDFTYGLSSAMTYKNWEFNFFLRGVQGNDVLNFSKMSYATTQWLPGANVLQEALTIGLKESPKYCSLYIEDGSFLRMDNASIAYNFDTKGKYGINKLRVYLTGQNLFVITKYTGLDPEVEMSGLDPGVEGREYYPKSRTFSVGINLSF; the protein is encoded by the coding sequence ATGAGGTTGTCTTTTATCATGTTGCTGATTAGTACATTAACTGTTATTGGTAACAGTTATTCTCAGTCGACTAAATTTTCTTTTCAATTGTCGAAAGCGACAATTAAAGATGTTTTTGAGGAAATTGAGCAAAACAGTGAATTTATTATCGTTTACTCAGACGATATGATTGATGTTTCGCGCGAAGTTTCGTTAAAGGTATCTGATGTTTCTGTCGAAAGAATTTTAGATCAGGTTCTTAAAGCATCGGGCAATGGTTATGAAATTAAAGATCGGCAAATTGCGATTACCGAGCGGAAAGGAGTGCCTGCAATGGAATTAATGACTCAAAATGAACGCGAACTAACTGGTATTGTGAAAGACTTCTCAGGTCAACCACTCCCAGGAGTTACAGTTATGGTAAAAGGAACCACCATCGGTACAATTACTGACTTTGATGGTAAATTTACCCTTAGAACTCAGGTAGAAAATAAGGTGCTGGTTTTCTCGTTCGTTGGGATGAAATCACAGGAAATTCCGGTTGCAAATAAAACATCTTTCAATGTAGTTTTAGAAGAAGAAACTATTGGATTGGAAGAAGTTGTTGCTGTAGGATATGGAACTCAGAGTAAACGGGAAATCTCTGGATCTGTAACCAATGTATCTGAAAAGAGTTTTAATAAAGGTGTAACCCGCACTGGTGTTGATTTATTGAAAGGAAAAGTTGCTGGTTTGACAATCACAAATGGTAGTGGCGATATTACTAAGGATCAGACTATTCGTCTGCGTGGTACATCATCGTTAAACGCCAGTAGCCAGCCTTTCATCGTTGTCGATGGAGTTCCTGGAATGAGTCTAAACTCAGTGGCTCCACAAGATATCGAATCGATCAGCGTACTGAAAGATGCTTCTGCTGCTGCTATTTACGGATCAAGGTCGGCTAGTGGTGTAATTCTGATTACAACTAAAAAAGGGAAGAAAGACCAAACATCTATCGATTATGATGGTTATGTTGCGGTTGATAATGTGACTAACGTTCCTAAATTGTTAAATGCAGAACAGTGGAGAGATTATGCCAAGACAAATAATATTAATACTACAGGTATGGATTTGGGTGGTAATACCGATTGGTTTGACCAGATTATGCGTACCGGGATTACTCAAAACCACAACTTGTCCATGGCCGGAAGTTCAAAAAGTAGCAATTATAGGGCATCTGTATCTTATTTGAAACAGGAAGGTGTTGTGAAAGACAATGCACTTAAACGTTTCAATGCTCGTATGACCTTTAATCAGAAAGCTTTTGACGATAAATTGGATTTGACATTTACTGGAGTAATGTCGCAGCGGGATTATAGCCCAAGTGATACACGTAACTTTGTATTGGCATATAACATGCTTCCTGTTTTCCCGGTAAAGAATGACGATGGTACATGGTACGACAATCAGGAGTACGATCAGGGAAACCCGGTTCGCAACATTACTTACAATTCACAGGAGAACAAAAACAGCTTGTATTTTGGAAATATTAAAGCTGACCTTGATGTATTTGCAGGCTTAAAAGCAAGCCTTAATGTACTGAGACAACGTGAAACCAACGATTATAGCCAATATTACAATTCTCAGACTGAACGTGGCCGTAATGATTTGGGTTATGCCAAACGTGAAGGATGGACTGCTGATAAACAATTACTCGAAGCTACCCTGAATTACAAAAAGATCATAGAAAATCACAATATGAATTTCCTTGCCGGTTATTCTTACGAAGATAACTATTATCAAAAGATGGGTGCCCAGAACCGTCAGTTTGTTACAGATCTTTTTGCTGCCAACAATTTGAGTGCTGGTGAAAACCTTCGCTCTGGAGATGTTTGGTCAGAGAAAAATATGAATAAGTTGATTTCTTTCTTTGGAAGGTTAAATTACACTCTTCATGATAAATACGTATTAACCGCTTCTATCCGTCGTGATGGTTCTTCGAAGTTTGGAAAGAATCACCAGTGGGGTACATTCCCATCGGTTTCTGCTGCCTGGCATATGAAAGAAGAATCATTCCTTAAAGATGTAAGTTTCATTGATGATCTGAAATTCAGGACAGGTTATGGTGTGTCAGGTAATCAGGACGGTTTAAATCCTTACCTGTCGCTTCCTTTGTACGGAAAAGCAGGTCAGTATTATGACAATGGGAAATGGTATAGTGCTTATCAGTTCGACCAGAATGAAAATCCAGACCTTCGTTGGGAGCAAACTTCAATGTTTAACATCGGGTTCGATTATAGCTTCATTAAAGGCCGAATTAATGGTAGTATTGATTACTACAATAAAAATACCGATGACCTTCTGTACACTTATACAGTGCCACAACCTCCTTATCTGAAAGGAACAATGATGGCCAATGTAGGATCGATGAATAATAAAGGTTTTGAGTTTGTTGTAAACGGAGATATTATCCGTAAGACTGATTTCCGATGGAATGCGTCATTCAACATTGCACACAACAAGAACGAAATTACCAGCCTGTCAAACGATCAGTTTACAACGAGTTCAATTAAAACCGGTGATGCCTGGATTCGTGGCGGTTCAAACAATACGACCCATATTATCGAAGAAGGTAAACCAGTTGGAACATTTTACGGATGGGTTTGCAACGGAATTGATGCAAATGGAAAATACATTATGGACGATATGATCGATGGAAAAGCTGGTTTAACAGACGAAGATCGTACTTATATTGGTTCTGCACAGCCTGACTTTACTTATGGACTGTCAAGTGCAATGACATATAAAAACTGGGAATTCAACTTCTTCCTTCGTGGTGTTCAGGGTAACGATGTATTGAACTTCTCAAAAATGTCGTATGCTACTACTCAATGGTTGCCAGGCGCTAATGTATTGCAGGAAGCACTCACAATTGGGTTGAAAGAAAGTCCAAAATATTGCAGCTTATACATCGAAGATGGTTCATTCCTGAGAATGGACAACGCAAGTATCGCTTATAATTTTGATACAAAGGGCAAGTATGGTATTAATAAGTTAAGAGTGTATCTGACAGGTCAAAACTTATTCGTTATTACTAAGTACACAGGTTTGGATCCAGAAGTTGAAATGTCGGGACTTGATCCTGGCGTTGAAGGACGTGAGTATTATCCAAAATCAAGAACTTTCTCTGTAGGAATTAACTTGAGTTTCTAA
- a CDS encoding RagB/SusD family nutrient uptake outer membrane protein — MKKSKIFIFIAVVIASWGFSGCTNLDEVVYDKLPVDQFGKNTKEVNSLIAPIYRTLKDVFPSNYFLLSECSSDMAITPTRKGGDWWDGGQFKELRFHTWTPSTNLVKDSYNSAVSAITLCNKIYSMINENPAIENKDQIIAEIRGVRAFWYYTLLDYYGNVPIVTDFNNKDLPKTSTRVEVYKFVLDELNAIKDVVRADVSSASYGKITKGVVYTMLAKMYLNATVWNPAGGAKWQECIAAADEVIKLPYLIEPSFKQSFIVKNQNSQEIIFPIVFSTSDGGNHIAQRTLHYLAAPSLGLKIGTWNGICAMPDYVKAYDPADKRIGWSFLTGPMKDPATGLTYITAHGRPLIHTVDVTMKYGFDADGWGQTEQEDGARCWKWEFESGQNGDAENDMAIFRLADVYLMKAEALVRSGGDIAEATRLVNVIRKRAFDDAAKLKTTVTLEDVYQERRFELAWEISSRQDMIRFGTFLNAIPGWKGVTASKYLLFPIPRTARDANPNLTQNPGY; from the coding sequence ATGAAAAAAAGTAAAATATTCATTTTCATAGCTGTCGTAATCGCATCATGGGGATTCTCAGGCTGTACAAACCTTGATGAAGTTGTTTACGATAAGCTTCCTGTTGACCAATTTGGAAAAAACACTAAAGAGGTTAACTCATTAATCGCTCCAATTTACAGAACGTTAAAAGACGTATTTCCTTCGAACTATTTCTTGCTCAGCGAATGTTCATCTGATATGGCCATCACTCCAACCCGCAAGGGTGGTGACTGGTGGGATGGAGGTCAGTTCAAGGAATTGCGTTTCCATACCTGGACTCCGTCAACAAATCTTGTAAAAGATTCATATAACTCGGCAGTTTCAGCAATTACCCTTTGTAATAAGATCTATTCAATGATTAATGAAAATCCTGCCATTGAAAATAAAGATCAGATCATTGCCGAAATCAGGGGTGTAAGAGCCTTCTGGTATTATACTTTGCTCGATTATTACGGAAATGTGCCAATCGTAACTGACTTTAATAACAAAGATCTGCCAAAGACAAGTACAAGAGTAGAAGTTTACAAGTTTGTCCTTGATGAATTGAATGCGATTAAAGATGTGGTAAGAGCTGATGTTTCATCGGCCAGTTATGGTAAGATTACAAAAGGTGTGGTTTACACCATGTTGGCAAAAATGTATCTGAATGCAACGGTCTGGAATCCGGCCGGCGGAGCTAAATGGCAGGAATGTATTGCTGCAGCTGATGAAGTAATCAAACTTCCTTACCTGATTGAACCAAGCTTTAAACAGAGTTTCATTGTTAAGAATCAAAACTCACAGGAAATTATTTTCCCGATTGTATTTAGCACCAGCGATGGTGGTAATCACATTGCCCAGCGTACACTTCACTATTTGGCAGCTCCATCATTGGGACTGAAAATTGGAACATGGAATGGGATCTGCGCGATGCCTGACTATGTAAAGGCTTATGATCCTGCTGATAAACGAATAGGGTGGTCATTCCTGACAGGCCCAATGAAAGATCCTGCAACAGGCTTGACTTACATTACAGCTCACGGTCGTCCGCTTATCCACACGGTTGATGTTACCATGAAATATGGTTTCGATGCTGATGGTTGGGGACAAACAGAACAGGAAGATGGTGCACGTTGCTGGAAATGGGAATTTGAAAGCGGACAGAATGGTGATGCCGAAAACGACATGGCTATTTTTAGACTTGCTGATGTTTACCTGATGAAAGCCGAAGCCTTAGTTCGCTCAGGTGGCGATATTGCAGAAGCAACCCGCTTGGTTAATGTTATCCGGAAAAGAGCTTTTGATGATGCAGCAAAATTGAAAACTACTGTTACTCTTGAAGATGTTTATCAGGAAAGAAGGTTCGAATTGGCTTGGGAAATAAGTTCACGTCAGGATATGATCCGTTTTGGAACATTCCTGAATGCAATTCCTGGATGGAAAGGTGTAACAGCTTCAAAATATTTGTTATTCCCGATTCCGCGTACAGCAAGAGATGCTAATCCAAACCTGACTCAGAACCCAGGTTACTAA
- a CDS encoding alpha-L-arabinofuranosidase C-terminal domain-containing protein yields the protein MKLKHSVLLICLMIAASLSAQTQPKTLVVKAGTPIATIQSTMWGLFFEDINFAADGGIYAELVKNRSFEFNKPLMGWTKIGEEYAGQFQIINSQNENNPRFLRLESLQGKELGLTNEGFRGMGVVAGENYLFSILAKQEQGASALKIELLDSTGLVIGNAEVKNFSGDWKTYETKFACSVTHPKAQLRLTLSGKGVLDIDMVSLFPEHTWKGRKNGLRADLVQKLADLKPGFLRFPGGCIVEGHELETRYQWKKTVGNVDDRKLIVNRWNTEFSYRNAPDYFQSYGLGFFEYFQLAEDIGASPLPILNCGMACEFNSSELVPLDKLDPYIQDILDLIEFANGATTTKWGKLRADMGHPAPFNLKMVGVGNEQWGTQYIDRLKIFLKVLNEKHPEIAFVGGAGPFPDGKDFDYLWTQMRELKVPLVDEHYYRSPEWFLKNASRYDSYDRKGPKIFAGEYAAHDKEGEDAESRNTWKSALAEAALMTGLERNADVVYMASYAPLFGNVNAWQWRPDLIWFDNLKSAATPNYYVQKMFSTNAGTDVVTALVDGKPLTGQDSLFASACIDSKTSELIVKMVNVARHTASLTLSLEGKQPSVKEINLQVVANANPGAFNQVGKPEEVTPVERKQKISGKKIDISLDAYSLTVVRIPIKK from the coding sequence ATGAAACTAAAACACTCTGTTCTTTTGATTTGCCTGATGATTGCAGCTTCGTTAAGTGCACAAACGCAACCCAAAACTCTGGTTGTTAAAGCAGGCACTCCAATTGCTACCATCCAGTCAACGATGTGGGGGCTATTTTTCGAAGACATCAACTTTGCTGCCGATGGTGGAATTTATGCCGAGTTGGTTAAGAACCGCTCTTTTGAGTTTAATAAACCGCTCATGGGCTGGACAAAAATTGGCGAAGAATATGCCGGTCAATTCCAGATCATCAATAGCCAAAATGAAAATAATCCACGTTTCCTGCGTCTCGAGTCGTTGCAGGGGAAAGAACTTGGGTTGACCAACGAAGGGTTTCGTGGAATGGGAGTTGTTGCTGGTGAAAATTACCTGTTTTCAATTCTGGCCAAACAAGAACAAGGAGCTTCAGCGCTCAAAATCGAGTTGCTCGATTCAACCGGATTGGTAATTGGCAATGCGGAAGTGAAAAACTTTTCAGGTGATTGGAAAACGTATGAAACGAAATTCGCTTGTTCGGTAACTCATCCAAAAGCTCAATTGCGACTAACTCTTTCAGGAAAAGGAGTACTCGATATCGACATGGTTTCGTTGTTTCCTGAACATACGTGGAAAGGCCGAAAGAATGGTCTTCGTGCCGATTTAGTGCAGAAACTTGCCGACCTGAAACCTGGATTTTTGCGTTTCCCCGGAGGTTGTATTGTTGAAGGACACGAACTTGAAACCCGCTACCAATGGAAGAAAACTGTTGGAAATGTGGATGATCGCAAGCTGATTGTCAATCGCTGGAATACCGAGTTTTCATACCGGAACGCTCCAGATTATTTTCAGTCGTACGGATTGGGGTTCTTTGAGTATTTCCAGCTTGCTGAAGATATTGGCGCTTCTCCGCTTCCAATTCTAAACTGTGGAATGGCCTGCGAATTTAATTCCTCTGAACTGGTTCCGCTCGACAAACTCGATCCATACATTCAGGATATTTTGGATTTGATTGAATTTGCCAATGGTGCAACCACTACCAAATGGGGAAAGCTACGCGCTGACATGGGGCATCCAGCACCGTTCAACCTAAAAATGGTTGGGGTGGGGAACGAACAGTGGGGAACTCAGTACATCGACCGTTTAAAGATTTTCCTGAAAGTGCTGAATGAAAAACATCCTGAAATCGCGTTCGTTGGTGGCGCTGGCCCATTTCCTGACGGAAAGGATTTTGATTACCTCTGGACACAAATGCGCGAGTTGAAAGTGCCACTTGTCGATGAGCATTACTACAGAAGTCCGGAGTGGTTCCTGAAAAATGCATCGCGCTATGATTCGTATGACCGCAAAGGACCAAAAATATTTGCTGGTGAGTACGCCGCACACGATAAAGAAGGAGAAGATGCAGAATCGCGTAATACCTGGAAAAGTGCATTGGCCGAAGCTGCTTTAATGACTGGTTTGGAACGGAATGCGGATGTCGTTTACATGGCATCGTATGCACCCTTGTTTGGAAATGTAAATGCATGGCAATGGCGTCCCGACCTGATCTGGTTCGACAACCTGAAATCGGCGGCAACACCCAATTATTACGTACAGAAAATGTTCTCGACCAATGCCGGTACTGATGTTGTTACAGCTTTGGTTGATGGCAAACCATTAACTGGTCAGGATAGCTTGTTTGCCAGTGCCTGTATCGATTCAAAAACTTCGGAACTGATCGTAAAAATGGTAAACGTGGCAAGGCATACGGCTTCGTTAACACTATCGCTTGAAGGGAAACAGCCTTCAGTGAAAGAAATCAACCTGCAGGTTGTTGCAAATGCCAACCCCGGAGCGTTCAATCAGGTTGGTAAACCGGAAGAAGTGACTCCGGTTGAACGGAAACAAAAGATTTCAGGCAAGAAGATCGATATCAGTCTGGACGCCTATTCACTGACAGTTGTTCGCATTCCGATAAAGAAATAA